A window of Bradyrhizobium sp. AZCC 1719 genomic DNA:
CTTCCCAGACGCCGGCAAAGGCCCGTCGCAGATATCGGTCGGGGTCGAGGCCGGCCTCCAGCGCCGCGATCACGACGCCATCGGCCAGACGCGCATTGAAAGGCCAGTTCGGCGGCTGCAGGTGGAATTTCAATCCGCGCTTGTCGCGCCAGCGCTGCAATTCGACCATCCGATAGCGCTGCCGCACCGGATGGCGCTTCATCAAAGGCAAGCCGCCGGTCTCCGAGAACAGATCGACCAGCACCACCGGCTTGTGATTAACCTTGAGATCGTAGGTACTTACCAGGTCACGAAAGGGCTGATGGCCGATATAGGCCCACGGCGATTGGATCGAGAAATAGTAATCGACCTGACGCGGCATGCGGGCTCCAGGGACGGGGATTTTCGCTTCGCTCGGGGCATCCCAGCAGACCGCCCAAATCCGCGCAAGATCGATCCCTGTGGCAATACTGCTGCACTGCGATCGCGGGTCCACAGGGCCGCGGACGACATTCGAATAATTCCAGAAAAATCAAAGCACTAGCTGGTTACGGCGTAATCTTGACTTGATTAGACGCGGTAAGTATGGTCCGCGCGGCTTTCAAGGGTGACGGGCGTAATTTCCATCAACCGTTGGCATCGTTTAGAGTCTTGGGCATGGCCGAAGACAAGAACGACAACGCAAGTGGGAATCGCGATCAGCCGTCTTCCGACGAAGCTGCGCTTTCCGCAAGGCTCGGAAGTCTGGATCAACGGTTGTCCGAAATTCGTGACAGCCGGAAACTCAAGACTGATCAACCCGGAACTGAAAGCGGAGACAGGGCTGCCAGAGCATCTGCGATGGCGCTGGGTTTCCGGCTTTCCTCGGAGTTGGTTGCGGGCGTTGTCGTCGGGGCGGCGATTGGCTGGGGGTTCGACCGTTTGTTGTCGACGTCGCCGTTCGGTTTCATCGTGTTTTTGCTGCTCGGCTTCGTCGCCGGTGTGGTCAACGTGGTGAGATCTGCAGGCGTAGCTTCCCGCAGACGCTGAGCATCGACGGGAAGTCACGACATTTGAAATTCGATTGCCGGCCAGGCCGGTGGATAAAGAGCCGCGCGGATGAAAATCGACCCGATCCACCAGTTCAATATCGAACCCCTCTTCACGATCGGCCATATCGGCAACCAAACGATCGCCTTTACCAACTCCTCGCTCTACATGTTCCTCTCGGTAGCGGTGATCTCGCTGCTGATGATCGGCGGCATGGCGGGACGGCAACTGGTTCCCGGGCGGCTGCAGTCGATCGCGGAAATCTCCTACGAGTTCGTCGCCTCGACGATCCGCTCTACTGCCGGCGCGGAAGGCATGAAGTTCTTCCCGCTGATCTTCTCGCTGTTCATGTTCATCTGCATCTCGAACCTGATCGGCATTATCCCCTACACGTTCACGGTTTCGAGCCACATCATCGTCACCGCGGCGCTGGCCTTCCTGGTTTTCTTCACCGTCCTGATCTACGGGCTCTACAAGAACGGCTTCAAGTTCTTCAAGATTTTCGTGCCCTCCGGCGTGCCGATCTACATCCTGCCGCTGGTCATGTTCATCGAAATCCTGTCGTTCTTCCTGCGGCCGGTCTCCCACAGCGTACGTCTGTTCGCCAACATGCTGGCGGGCCACATCGCGCTGAAGGTGTTCGCGGGCTTCGTCGCGATGCTCGGCGTGTCGCTCGGCGCGCTCGGCTGGGTCGGCGGCATGCTGCCGTTGGCGCTCACGGTAGCGCTGACCGCGCTCGAACTCCTGGTCGCGTTCCTGCAGGCCTACGTGTTCGCGATCCTGACCTGCATCTACCTCAACGACGCCATTCATCCGGGACACTAAGCGGTCCGGGGAATTTCCACCCACACCTTTGTCTTACCCCCTCAAGGAGCTATAGAAATGGAACCGGCAGCAGCTAAACTTATCGGCGCGGGCATCGCATGCATCGGCATGGGCGGCGCGGGCGTCGGCGTGGGCATCATTTTCGGCAACTACCTCGCCGCTGCGGTGCGCAATCCCTCGGCAGCCCAGGGCCAGTTCGGCAACCTGATCTTCGGCTTCGCCGTGACCGAAGCGCTCGGCATTTTCTCGCTGCTGATCGCGCTGCTTTTGCTGTTCGTTCCGCTCTGAGCTGCACCCACACGCGCCGCCTCCAGGCGGCGCGCCTGACAGCAACAGGAGAACCCCGTGGCTGAAAAAAGTCATGGTACCCCGGCCAAGGGCACCGGCGCCCACACCGAAGCCGACGGCGGACACGGCGGAGGATTTCCTCCGTTCGAGTCGAGCACGTTTGCTTCGCAACTGGTGTCGCTCGTCATCGCGTTTGTCGCGCTCTATGTGATCGTGTCCCGCTTTGCGCTGCCGCGCGTCGAAAGCGTGATCGACGCACGTCAGAACGCGATCGAGGGCGACCTGGCGGCGGCGCAGAAGCTGAAAGACGAGTCGGACGCAGCGCTCAAGGCGTATGAGACCGAACTCGCTTCCGCTCGCACCCGCGCCCAGGCCATCGGCAGCGAGACCCGCGAGAAGCTGAACGCGGCCGCGGAAGCCGAGCGCAAGACGCTGGAAGACCAGCTCACCGCCAAGCTTGCTGCCGCCGAGAAGCAGATCGCGGCGACACGGGAAGCTGCGATGAGCAATGTCCGCGGTATCGCAGGGGATGCGGCCGGCGCGATCGTCCAGCGCCTCACCGGCGTGCTGCCCGACAGCAAGACGGTGAGCCAAGCCGTCGATGCTTCGTTGAAGGGATAGACCGATGTTCACCGAACCGGAAACCTGGGTCGCGATCGCCTTCGTCATCCTGATGGTGCTGTTTGCCTATCTCGGCATCCACAAGACGGTGCTGACGGCGCTCGATCATCGTAGCGAACGCATCAAGGCCGAACTTGACGACGCCCGCCGTCTGAAAGAGGAGGCCGCCAAGCTGCTCGGCGAGTACCAGACCCGCCGCGCCAGCGCCGAGCGCGAGGCCGAGGAGATCGTCGCCAACGCCAAGGCCGAAGCCGAGCGCATCGCGACCGAAGCCAAGGCCAAGATGGAAGACTTCGTCACCCGCCGCACCAAGACCGCCGAGAGCAAGATTGCGCTTGCCGAAGCCCAGGCGCTGGCCGACGTCCGCGCCGCCGCCGCCAACGCTGCGGTCGAAGCCGCCTCGACCATCCTGTCGCAGTCGGTCAAGGGCTCGGTTGCCGACGACTTGCTCGCCAAGGGCATTGCCGAGGTTCGCGCCAAGCTGAACTGAGCGCTTTCCACCATCAATCAAAGCCGGCGCGAGACGATCGCGCCGGCTTTTTTATTGCCTCTTCTTTTTCGGCGCCGGGCGCTCCGGCTTCAGGGCCTGCGGGTCGAACCCGATGTAGAAGATGTAGCTGTCGCCGGCAGCGCCGGGGGGCACCGGATAGGTGAGATCTTCGGCCACCAGCGTGAACGGCTCGCTGCCGCTTTCGGTCATGTTGACCGTGGTCTGGTAGGCCTTGGTGGCGATGGTCTTCTCAGATACGCCGCCGTGCACCACCGCGACACGTATAGGGACCTGGACCGAAGCCGGCGCGCCGGCGGGACCCGCGATGACGCGGCCCTGAATGCCGATCCGCGCCGTGATCACGCCGCCATTGACGCTGCATTCGCGGGCCATCTTGCTGATCGTCGCCTGGAACCGCAGGTCGTTGCCGACCGGCTGCTTGCCGGGGGCCGCGACGGCGTAGGTGGAAGCGCCTGACCGGACTGTGACCGGCGGACAGGTCAGGTCGCCGGTGTCCTGTGGTACCGGCGCGGCAGGCGCGTCTGTGGCCGGCTCGTCAGACTTACCCCCGAACAGGCTCTTGAAACGATCGGTCAGCGATTGCGCCGATGCCGGCGTGGCCATCGTACAAGCCAGCCCGCCCGCGACCGCAGCCGCGATCGCTACCCTGAGCAAACGATTGTCACCCATGCGACGTCCCTGCCATCCCCATCATCGTCTATTCCCGCGGCGTTATAGCAGCCCAATGGCGGCGAACCCAAGGCACCCAAAAGGCTTAGAAATCAACGGTTCAGCCGCGGAAATCCTCATGCAGCAGGCCGAACAGCAGGTGGTCCTGCCAGATGCCGTTGATGCAGAGGTAGCGCCGCGCCAACCCCTCGCGGGTGAAGCCGCACTTCTCCAGCACCCGGATCGACGGCGTATTGGAGGGAATGCAGGCCGCCTCGATGCGGTGCAGATTGAGCTCACCGAACAGCGTCGGCAACAGCACCCGCAGCGCCGCGGTCATGTAGCCGCGGCAGGCGTGAGGCTCGCCGACCCAATATCCGATGGTCCCGGCCTGCACGATGCCGCGGCGGACATTGGCGAGCGTGATGCCGCCGATCATGGCGCCATCGCGCTCGCGGAAGATGATGAAGGGATAGGAGCGGTCGGCGGCGATATCCTCGGCGTAGCGGCGCAGCCGGCGGCGGAACCCGGCGCGGGTCAGATCGTCCGACGGCCAGATCGGCTCCCATGGCGTCAGATAGGTCCGGCTTTGTTCGCGCAATTGCGCCCATTGCGGGAAATCCGCCATCTGGGGAGCTCGCAGCAGGAGGCCATGGCCACGCGGTACGAGCGCAGCCGGTCCGCTGGTTGGCAAACGAAACAGGGCCATGCTCACTCTCCCCGCCCTACCTCAATGTAGAAGGGTTTTCGCCTTCGACCGCGTCAATCCTTCCGCAAAAGACACCGCCGTGTCCAGACCCCTTCCGCTGCCAAGCGCGACAACCGCCGGCCGGCTGCGGGACAATAGCGCGTGCGCCGCGTTGCGGGCCGATTCGATGGAGACCGCATCGATCCTGGCGACCAGCTCCTCCACCGTCAGCGGCCGTCCATAGGCCAGCACGTGCCGCGCAAGCTGTTCGGCCCGGGACGAGCAGCTTTCCAGCGCCATCAACAGCCCCGCCTTCATCTGCGCCTTGGCGCGAGCGATCTCGGCTTCGGTCAGGGTTTCCACGGAGTCGTTGATGACGTCGACGATGACCTCCATCATCTCGGGGGCGTCGCCGGGATCGGTGCCGGTGTAGAGGCCGAAGAACCCGGTGTCGGTATAGGGCGCGTGGAAGGTGTAGATCGAGTAGCACAGGCCGCGCTTTTCGCGCACTTCCTGGAACAGCCGCGATGACATCCCGCCGCCCAGCGTGTTGGTGAAGACCTGCAGCGAGAACAGCGACAGGTCGGTCTGCGGTACGCCTTCGAGCGCCAGCGTCAAATGCGCCTGTTCGAGGTCGCGGTGTACCACGCGGGAGCCGCCCTCGCCGAACATCGCGGGTTGCGGCTTCGGCGCCGGCGTGGCGTCGAAGCTGGCAAATCTCTGCGCCGCTTCCTCCACCACGCGCTTGTGGTCGACCGCGCCGGCGGCCGCGACCACCATGTCGGGGCCGCGGTAATGCGTCGCCAGGTAGCCGCGCAACATGTCGCGATCGAAATTCTTCAGCGTCTTCGCGGTGCCGAGCAGCGACCGGCCCATCGGCTGGTCTGGAAAGCAGAGTTCATTGAGGTGCTCGAACACGACATCGTCGGGCGTATCCTGCGCCGCGCCGATCTCCTGCACGATGACGCTCTTCTCCCGCTCGAGTTCGTCCGGCACGAAGGACGGATTGGTGAGGATGTCGGAGAGCACGTCGAGCGCGAGCGGCACGTCGGCCTTCATCACCCGCGCGTAATAGGCCGTGGTCTCGGTCGAGGTCCCGGCATTGAGGTCGCCGCCGACCGCCTCGATTTCTTCCACGATCTCGCGCGAGGAGCGCCGCGTCGTGCCCTTGAAAGCCATGTGTTCCAGGAGATGCGAGATGCCGTGCTCGTTCGACTTTTCGTCGCGGCCGCCGACGCCGGCCCAGACGCCGAGCGCCGCCGTTTCCAGATGCGGCATGGTGTCGGTGACGACGGTCAGGCCGGATGGCAACTTGGTGATATCAACGCTCATCCGGCAACTCCCTGCTTCGCGGCGCGGCTGACCGAGCGCACGAATCGCTCCACCTCGGCTGAATCGTTTTTCATCACCGTGATGTGTTCGGATTTGGTCATGAGGCCGTCGAGCCAGGCCGGCAGTTGCGGCCGCACGCCGCACGCAGCTTCCACCGCGTCAGGGAACTTGGCCGGATGCGCCGTCGACAGCACGATGTTGGGGATCTTCGAATCCGAGGTATCGCGATCGGCCACCGCCAGCGCCACCGCCGTATGGGGATCGACGAGGTCCCCGGCCTCGCGCCAGGCGGCGCGGATCGCGGCCGACGTCTCGGTCTCGTCGGCGCGGCCGGCGTCGAACTCCTCGCGGATCGCCGCCAGCATGGCATCCGGCAGCACGAAACGGCCGGACTGTTTTAGCGAGGCCATCAGCCGGCGGACACTG
This region includes:
- a CDS encoding 2-hydroxychromene-2-carboxylate isomerase, whose amino-acid sequence is MPRQVDYYFSIQSPWAYIGHQPFRDLVSTYDLKVNHKPVVLVDLFSETGGLPLMKRHPVRQRYRMVELQRWRDKRGLKFHLQPPNWPFNARLADGVVIAALEAGLDPDRYLRRAFAGVWEEQLNLADPATIAKLADEAGLPGKQLVERSGSEEISAAYEQNRQDALSADVFGSPVYVLDGEVFWGQDRIELLGDALKSGRAPYNSVV
- a CDS encoding AtpZ/AtpI family protein, with amino-acid sequence MAEDKNDNASGNRDQPSSDEAALSARLGSLDQRLSEIRDSRKLKTDQPGTESGDRAARASAMALGFRLSSELVAGVVVGAAIGWGFDRLLSTSPFGFIVFLLLGFVAGVVNVVRSAGVASRRR
- a CDS encoding F0F1 ATP synthase subunit A, whose protein sequence is MKIDPIHQFNIEPLFTIGHIGNQTIAFTNSSLYMFLSVAVISLLMIGGMAGRQLVPGRLQSIAEISYEFVASTIRSTAGAEGMKFFPLIFSLFMFICISNLIGIIPYTFTVSSHIIVTAALAFLVFFTVLIYGLYKNGFKFFKIFVPSGVPIYILPLVMFIEILSFFLRPVSHSVRLFANMLAGHIALKVFAGFVAMLGVSLGALGWVGGMLPLALTVALTALELLVAFLQAYVFAILTCIYLNDAIHPGH
- a CDS encoding F0F1 ATP synthase subunit C produces the protein MEPAAAKLIGAGIACIGMGGAGVGVGIIFGNYLAAAVRNPSAAQGQFGNLIFGFAVTEALGIFSLLIALLLLFVPL
- a CDS encoding F0F1 ATP synthase subunit B family protein; amino-acid sequence: MAEKSHGTPAKGTGAHTEADGGHGGGFPPFESSTFASQLVSLVIAFVALYVIVSRFALPRVESVIDARQNAIEGDLAAAQKLKDESDAALKAYETELASARTRAQAIGSETREKLNAAAEAERKTLEDQLTAKLAAAEKQIAATREAAMSNVRGIAGDAAGAIVQRLTGVLPDSKTVSQAVDASLKG
- a CDS encoding F0F1 ATP synthase subunit B family protein, yielding MFTEPETWVAIAFVILMVLFAYLGIHKTVLTALDHRSERIKAELDDARRLKEEAAKLLGEYQTRRASAEREAEEIVANAKAEAERIATEAKAKMEDFVTRRTKTAESKIALAEAQALADVRAAAANAAVEAASTILSQSVKGSVADDLLAKGIAEVRAKLN
- a CDS encoding GNAT family N-acetyltransferase → MALFRLPTSGPAALVPRGHGLLLRAPQMADFPQWAQLREQSRTYLTPWEPIWPSDDLTRAGFRRRLRRYAEDIAADRSYPFIIFRERDGAMIGGITLANVRRGIVQAGTIGYWVGEPHACRGYMTAALRVLLPTLFGELNLHRIEAACIPSNTPSIRVLEKCGFTREGLARRYLCINGIWQDHLLFGLLHEDFRG
- a CDS encoding M16 family metallopeptidase is translated as MSVDITKLPSGLTVVTDTMPHLETAALGVWAGVGGRDEKSNEHGISHLLEHMAFKGTTRRSSREIVEEIEAVGGDLNAGTSTETTAYYARVMKADVPLALDVLSDILTNPSFVPDELEREKSVIVQEIGAAQDTPDDVVFEHLNELCFPDQPMGRSLLGTAKTLKNFDRDMLRGYLATHYRGPDMVVAAAGAVDHKRVVEEAAQRFASFDATPAPKPQPAMFGEGGSRVVHRDLEQAHLTLALEGVPQTDLSLFSLQVFTNTLGGGMSSRLFQEVREKRGLCYSIYTFHAPYTDTGFFGLYTGTDPGDAPEMMEVIVDVINDSVETLTEAEIARAKAQMKAGLLMALESCSSRAEQLARHVLAYGRPLTVEELVARIDAVSIESARNAAHALLSRSRPAVVALGSGRGLDTAVSFAEGLTRSKAKTLLH